One genomic segment of Coffea arabica cultivar ET-39 chromosome 6e, Coffea Arabica ET-39 HiFi, whole genome shotgun sequence includes these proteins:
- the LOC140009544 gene encoding dehydration-responsive element-binding protein 2F-like — protein sequence MDGYRKTPLKPWKKGPARGKGGPQNAMCEYRGVRQRTWGKWVAEIREPKKRTRLWLGSFATAEEAAMAYDEAARRLYGPDAYVNLPHLRSNFNPLNKSQKFKWFPSNSLVSMFPSTGLLNLNAQPSVHVIHQRLQELKETGLLCQTSSASTSSSNPKSDVEYVDDHPHVESLEGKNNDEVEHPWENKSLNQEEKPQIDLNEFLQQLGILKKEDQPDVSEVPSNFIDKDFSPKDDDVFTNLPENIFNWETPSELPGIEDNQLVENSRFHVDNDNDDDPSFPPSIWNF from the coding sequence ATGGATGGTTACCGAAAGACTCCGTTAAAGCCATGGAAGAAAGGCCCTGCAAGAGGAAAAGGAGGGCCTCAGAATGCTATGTGCGAGTATCGAGGAGTTCGACAAAGGACTTGGGGGAAATGGGTGGCGGAAATCAGGGAGCCAAAGAAAAGAACAAGACTGTGGCTGGGGTCTTTTGCCACGGCGGAAGAGGCTGCCATGGCATATGATGAAGCTGCGAGAAGGTTATACGGGCCAGATGCTTACGTCAATCTTCCCCACCTGAGATCAAACTTCAACCCTTTGAACAAATCACAGAAGTTCAAATGGTTCCCTTCGAATAGCCTCGTCTCGATGTTTCCTAGTACCGGTTTGCTAAATCTGAATGCCCAACCTAGTGTACATGTTATTCACCAAAGACTCCAAGAACTCAAGGAAACAGGATTATTATGTCAAACATCTTCAGCAAGCACATCATCTAGCAATCCCAAGAGCGACGTAGAATATGTGGATGATCATCCCCATGTTGAAAGTCTTGAAGGAAAAAATAATGACGAAGTGGAGCACCCTTGGGAAAACAAGTCACTAAACCAAGAAGAAAAGCCTCAGATTGATCTAAATGAATTCCTTCAGCAACTAGGAATACTTAAAAAAGAGGACCAGCCTGATGTAAGTGAAGTACCCTCAAACTTCATTGATAAAGATTTCTCACCAAAAGACGATGACGTATTCACCAACCTTCctgaaaatattttcaactGGGAAACGCCAAGTGAACTACCTGGAATTGAAGACAATCAGCTAGTGGAAAATAGTAGGTTTCATGTCGACAATGATAATGATGACGATCCCAGTTTTCCTCCATCCATTTGGAACTTCTGA
- the LOC113707746 gene encoding uncharacterized protein isoform X2, whose amino-acid sequence MASEIPVPSTVAWSWVIEALSRSKQADTSLLIDIIKKAPEVSDDELGKNCREVVSLRILESLIVKGNQNKNKDAATVGQKLELDPSNNCEDVLRQISEMSAMDLTAVAPEMLNGDVQPFIVHKRASLPKPALQKLKDAILEGSHSILSSLKERSGLTVTTQCNDDIPVNGGNSNVLAQRLEDCSINNRVTLPYGNAGSPTLDNMDDESPENLPDTNLLPAKRKTAAMRSEIVEIQTDGDQTTLDDCCTSHVQATKKFKQKANFTEDTVVQNAIAPTTHGPSTTLSEGVVRYIEKEGCNSKKEVQCGSSTPQNVDDDLEGNFPESNSIPAKRNRTAIAAENSEGKTLKDQIPLGDGCDIRGEVVKKFKQDGNSMMDDIDEDTVASPVHGLMKFSSEGTVKHIEKEGCNLETEVQVGGVESNGSPHGDDDQHCQLKRIAQSSHAFHQDHLVCDLQVPHDNAKVAELHAELDGQNNSVDETNGHDQGFELQTENATSLAMGVMEKNNSPENPVQNFEGNFQLSFGGSGSKDDMQHNPDFDMTSDSDDYRDERMDIALKKDALLSSQCTYSQDSFATQAKYCVKCNKEGQLLVCSSDTCQLAVHSSCLPSAAHFDGNGKFYCPFCAYSRAISEYMQVKRKASFARKDLASFIGVQTVCQQKKATMKLGRESRNELQKNEGNNSEDFVNKVSDSHCGVKMGNKHQSEPPLSCSSDHSHSGEKVVSPSDGMPNTLVSGNLERKYMEPQCQLLGVQVEQPVVAHPVHGSDVDCKEAHMADRNEGNAGAEGKKVSEIPESALPQEPVCGPISESSEEDNEKSVRSYSIRLRRPIKNYTFPAIPQLRRKILPWTKAEEEKLKEGVQRLSSPHDRSIPWKQILEFGGDVFQRGRTTIDLKDKWRNICKGGPR is encoded by the exons ATGGCTTCCGAGATTCCTGTACCGTCAACCGTGGCTTGGAGTTGGGTTATTGAAGCGCTATCCAGATCCAAGCAAGCAGATACGTCCCTTTTAATAG ATATAATTAAAAAGGCTCCAGAGGTTTCTGATGATGAACTGGGGAAGAATTGCAGAGAAGTCGTGTCGCTGAGAATCTTAGAGAGTTTGATTGTTAAGGGGAATCAAAACAAGAACAAGGATGCTGCTACAGTTGGTCAAAAACTTGAATTGGATCCGTCAAACAATTGTGAAGATGTTCTTCGACAAATATCAGAG ATGTCTGCGATGGATCTCACTGCAGTTGCACCAGAGATGTTGAATGGGGATGTTCAGCCCTTTATTGTGCACAAAAGAGCTTCTTTACCCAAGCCTGCTTTGCAAAAG CTTAAGGATGCCATTCTTGAAGGCAGCCATTCTATTCTTTCATCCTTAAAGGAAAGAAGTGGATTAACAGTTACAACTCAGTGTAATGATGATATACCGGTAAATGGTGGCAACTCCAATGTCCTTGCACAGAGACTTGAAGATTGCAGCATAAATAACAGAGTCACTTTGCCATATGGAAACGCTGGTTCTCCCACTCTTGATAACATGGATGACGAATCACCGGAAAACTTGCCTGATACAAATCTTTTACCTGCTAAGAGGAAAACAGCTGCTATGAGAAGTGAAATTGTGGAGATACAAACCGATGGGGACCAAACCACATTGGATGATTGTTGTACTTCCCATGTGCAAGCCACCAAGAAATTTAAGCAGAAAGCCAATTTCACTGAAGACACTGTAGTCCAGAATGCAATAGCTCCAACCACCCATGGACCTTCAACAACTTTATCTGAAGGAGTTGTTAGATATATTGAAAAAGAAGGGTGTAATTCGAAAAAAGAAGTCCAATGTGGGTCTTCCACCCCTCAAAATGTGGATGATGATTTagaaggaaattttcctgagagTAATTCAATACCAGCTAAGAGGAATAGGACAGCAATTGCTGCTGAAAATTCAGAAGGGAAAACCTTGAAAGACCAAATCCCATTAGGTGATGGTTGTGATATCCGTGGGGAAGTTGTTAAGAAGTTTAAGCAGGATGGGAATTCTATGATGGACGACATTGATGAGGATACTGTAGCTTCACCCGTGCATGGGCTAATGAAATTTTCATCTGAAGGAACTGTCAAACACATTGAAAAAGAAGGTTGCAATTTGGAAACAGAAGTTCAAGTTGGAGGCGTTGAGTCAAATGGATCTCCTCATGGTGATGATGATCAGCATTGTCAATTAAAAAGGATTGCACAGAGTAGTCATGCATTTCATCAAGATCATTTAGTTTGTGATCTGCAGGTTCCTCATGATAATGCTAAAGTGGCTGAATTGCATGCAGAGTTAGATGGCCAAAACAATAGCGTTGATGAAACCAATGGACACGATCAAGGTTTTGAGCTGCAGACAGAAAATGCTACATCTTTGGCCATGGGAGTAATGGAGAAAAATAATAGCCCAGAGAATCCTGTGCAGAATTTTGAGGGTAATTTTCAGCTAAGCTTCGGTGGTTCTGGATCCAAGGATGATATGCAGCACAATCCTGATTTTGATATGACTAGTGACAGTGATGACTATCGTGACGAGAGAATGGATATTGCCTTGAAAAAGGATGCTCTCTTGAGCTCTCAGTGCACATATAGTCAAGATTCCTTTGCAACACAGGCAAAGTATTGTGTGAAGTGTAACAAAGAAGGGCAATTACTGGTTTGTAGCTCCGACACCTGCCAGTTAGCAGTTCATTCCAGCTGCTTGCCTTCTGCTGCCCATTTTGATGGAAATGGAAAATTCTACTGCCCTTTTTGTGCATATTCTCGTGCAATCTCGGAGTACATGCAAGTTAAGAGGAAGGCCTCATTTGCAAGGAAAGACTTAGCTTCCTTTATTGGTGTGCAAACTGTATGTCAACAAAAGAAGGCCACCATGAAATTGGGGAGAGAAAGTCGAAATGAGTTGCAAAAGAATGAAGGTAATAACAGTGAAGACTTTGTGAACAAGGTTTCTGATTCTCACTGTGGGGTTAAAATGGGTAACAAGCATCAATCAGAGCCTCCATTGTCATGTTCTAGTGATCATTCTCATTCTGGAGAAAAGGTGGTGTCTCCAAGTGATGGAATGCCCAATACCTTGGTGAGCGGAAACTTGGAAAGGAAATACATGGAGCCACAGTGCCAATTGCTTGGAGTGCAAGTTGAGCAGCCAGTTGTTGCTCATCCTGTACATGGATCTGATGTTGATTGCAAAGAAGCTCACATGGCTGATAGGAATGAGGGGAATGCTGGAGCCGAAGGCAAGAAAGTTTCAGAAATTCCAGAGTCAGCTTTACCTCAGGAACCTGTCTGTGGACCAATTAGTGAAAGCTCTGAAGAAGACAATGAGAAATCTGTGAGAAGTTACTCCATAAGATTGCGAAGGCCCATCAAGAACTA TACTTTTCCAGCGATTCCTCAACTCAGGCGGAAAATTCTCCCATGGACAAAAGCAGAGGAAGAGAAGTTAAAG GAGGGGGTGCAGAGGCTTTCTAGTCCGCACGATCGAAGTATTCCATGGAAGCAGATTTTGGAATTTGGAGGTGATGTTTTCCAGAGAGGTCGCACCACAATCGACCTCAAGGATAAGTGGAGAAATATTTGTAAGGGAGGTCCAAGATGA
- the LOC113707746 gene encoding uncharacterized protein isoform X1 has product MASEIPVPSTVAWSWVIEALSRSKQADTSLLIELCWHLCDSDIIKKAPEVSDDELGKNCREVVSLRILESLIVKGNQNKNKDAATVGQKLELDPSNNCEDVLRQISEMSAMDLTAVAPEMLNGDVQPFIVHKRASLPKPALQKLKDAILEGSHSILSSLKERSGLTVTTQCNDDIPVNGGNSNVLAQRLEDCSINNRVTLPYGNAGSPTLDNMDDESPENLPDTNLLPAKRKTAAMRSEIVEIQTDGDQTTLDDCCTSHVQATKKFKQKANFTEDTVVQNAIAPTTHGPSTTLSEGVVRYIEKEGCNSKKEVQCGSSTPQNVDDDLEGNFPESNSIPAKRNRTAIAAENSEGKTLKDQIPLGDGCDIRGEVVKKFKQDGNSMMDDIDEDTVASPVHGLMKFSSEGTVKHIEKEGCNLETEVQVGGVESNGSPHGDDDQHCQLKRIAQSSHAFHQDHLVCDLQVPHDNAKVAELHAELDGQNNSVDETNGHDQGFELQTENATSLAMGVMEKNNSPENPVQNFEGNFQLSFGGSGSKDDMQHNPDFDMTSDSDDYRDERMDIALKKDALLSSQCTYSQDSFATQAKYCVKCNKEGQLLVCSSDTCQLAVHSSCLPSAAHFDGNGKFYCPFCAYSRAISEYMQVKRKASFARKDLASFIGVQTVCQQKKATMKLGRESRNELQKNEGNNSEDFVNKVSDSHCGVKMGNKHQSEPPLSCSSDHSHSGEKVVSPSDGMPNTLVSGNLERKYMEPQCQLLGVQVEQPVVAHPVHGSDVDCKEAHMADRNEGNAGAEGKKVSEIPESALPQEPVCGPISESSEEDNEKSVRSYSIRLRRPIKNYTFPAIPQLRRKILPWTKAEEEKLKEGVQRLSSPHDRSIPWKQILEFGGDVFQRGRTTIDLKDKWRNICKGGPR; this is encoded by the exons ATGGCTTCCGAGATTCCTGTACCGTCAACCGTGGCTTGGAGTTGGGTTATTGAAGCGCTATCCAGATCCAAGCAAGCAGATACGTCCCTTTTAATAG AGCTTTGTTGGCACTTGTGCGATTCAGATATAATTAAAAAGGCTCCAGAGGTTTCTGATGATGAACTGGGGAAGAATTGCAGAGAAGTCGTGTCGCTGAGAATCTTAGAGAGTTTGATTGTTAAGGGGAATCAAAACAAGAACAAGGATGCTGCTACAGTTGGTCAAAAACTTGAATTGGATCCGTCAAACAATTGTGAAGATGTTCTTCGACAAATATCAGAG ATGTCTGCGATGGATCTCACTGCAGTTGCACCAGAGATGTTGAATGGGGATGTTCAGCCCTTTATTGTGCACAAAAGAGCTTCTTTACCCAAGCCTGCTTTGCAAAAG CTTAAGGATGCCATTCTTGAAGGCAGCCATTCTATTCTTTCATCCTTAAAGGAAAGAAGTGGATTAACAGTTACAACTCAGTGTAATGATGATATACCGGTAAATGGTGGCAACTCCAATGTCCTTGCACAGAGACTTGAAGATTGCAGCATAAATAACAGAGTCACTTTGCCATATGGAAACGCTGGTTCTCCCACTCTTGATAACATGGATGACGAATCACCGGAAAACTTGCCTGATACAAATCTTTTACCTGCTAAGAGGAAAACAGCTGCTATGAGAAGTGAAATTGTGGAGATACAAACCGATGGGGACCAAACCACATTGGATGATTGTTGTACTTCCCATGTGCAAGCCACCAAGAAATTTAAGCAGAAAGCCAATTTCACTGAAGACACTGTAGTCCAGAATGCAATAGCTCCAACCACCCATGGACCTTCAACAACTTTATCTGAAGGAGTTGTTAGATATATTGAAAAAGAAGGGTGTAATTCGAAAAAAGAAGTCCAATGTGGGTCTTCCACCCCTCAAAATGTGGATGATGATTTagaaggaaattttcctgagagTAATTCAATACCAGCTAAGAGGAATAGGACAGCAATTGCTGCTGAAAATTCAGAAGGGAAAACCTTGAAAGACCAAATCCCATTAGGTGATGGTTGTGATATCCGTGGGGAAGTTGTTAAGAAGTTTAAGCAGGATGGGAATTCTATGATGGACGACATTGATGAGGATACTGTAGCTTCACCCGTGCATGGGCTAATGAAATTTTCATCTGAAGGAACTGTCAAACACATTGAAAAAGAAGGTTGCAATTTGGAAACAGAAGTTCAAGTTGGAGGCGTTGAGTCAAATGGATCTCCTCATGGTGATGATGATCAGCATTGTCAATTAAAAAGGATTGCACAGAGTAGTCATGCATTTCATCAAGATCATTTAGTTTGTGATCTGCAGGTTCCTCATGATAATGCTAAAGTGGCTGAATTGCATGCAGAGTTAGATGGCCAAAACAATAGCGTTGATGAAACCAATGGACACGATCAAGGTTTTGAGCTGCAGACAGAAAATGCTACATCTTTGGCCATGGGAGTAATGGAGAAAAATAATAGCCCAGAGAATCCTGTGCAGAATTTTGAGGGTAATTTTCAGCTAAGCTTCGGTGGTTCTGGATCCAAGGATGATATGCAGCACAATCCTGATTTTGATATGACTAGTGACAGTGATGACTATCGTGACGAGAGAATGGATATTGCCTTGAAAAAGGATGCTCTCTTGAGCTCTCAGTGCACATATAGTCAAGATTCCTTTGCAACACAGGCAAAGTATTGTGTGAAGTGTAACAAAGAAGGGCAATTACTGGTTTGTAGCTCCGACACCTGCCAGTTAGCAGTTCATTCCAGCTGCTTGCCTTCTGCTGCCCATTTTGATGGAAATGGAAAATTCTACTGCCCTTTTTGTGCATATTCTCGTGCAATCTCGGAGTACATGCAAGTTAAGAGGAAGGCCTCATTTGCAAGGAAAGACTTAGCTTCCTTTATTGGTGTGCAAACTGTATGTCAACAAAAGAAGGCCACCATGAAATTGGGGAGAGAAAGTCGAAATGAGTTGCAAAAGAATGAAGGTAATAACAGTGAAGACTTTGTGAACAAGGTTTCTGATTCTCACTGTGGGGTTAAAATGGGTAACAAGCATCAATCAGAGCCTCCATTGTCATGTTCTAGTGATCATTCTCATTCTGGAGAAAAGGTGGTGTCTCCAAGTGATGGAATGCCCAATACCTTGGTGAGCGGAAACTTGGAAAGGAAATACATGGAGCCACAGTGCCAATTGCTTGGAGTGCAAGTTGAGCAGCCAGTTGTTGCTCATCCTGTACATGGATCTGATGTTGATTGCAAAGAAGCTCACATGGCTGATAGGAATGAGGGGAATGCTGGAGCCGAAGGCAAGAAAGTTTCAGAAATTCCAGAGTCAGCTTTACCTCAGGAACCTGTCTGTGGACCAATTAGTGAAAGCTCTGAAGAAGACAATGAGAAATCTGTGAGAAGTTACTCCATAAGATTGCGAAGGCCCATCAAGAACTA TACTTTTCCAGCGATTCCTCAACTCAGGCGGAAAATTCTCCCATGGACAAAAGCAGAGGAAGAGAAGTTAAAG GAGGGGGTGCAGAGGCTTTCTAGTCCGCACGATCGAAGTATTCCATGGAAGCAGATTTTGGAATTTGGAGGTGATGTTTTCCAGAGAGGTCGCACCACAATCGACCTCAAGGATAAGTGGAGAAATATTTGTAAGGGAGGTCCAAGATGA